One region of Polynucleobacter sp. Adler-ghost genomic DNA includes:
- a CDS encoding WxcM-like domain-containing protein: protein MTCDEIRKFPLKRLRVNGGDVLHGMKASDIGYKGFGEVYFSWVEANAIKGWKRHKRMTLNLVVPTGDVRFIFFDNADNSHFKELIIGDQDYSRLCVPPGIWFGFQGISNGKGSLIMNLADIIHDPIEVERIPLDAVSFDWRRE from the coding sequence ATGACGTGTGATGAGATTAGAAAATTCCCATTGAAAAGATTACGAGTGAATGGTGGAGATGTTTTGCATGGAATGAAAGCTAGTGATATTGGATATAAGGGCTTTGGGGAAGTATATTTTTCTTGGGTTGAGGCTAACGCAATCAAAGGCTGGAAACGTCACAAAAGGATGACGTTAAATTTAGTCGTGCCAACAGGTGATGTGAGGTTTATATTCTTTGACAATGCTGATAATTCTCATTTTAAGGAATTAATTATAGGGGATCAAGATTATTCAAGGTTATGCGTTCCCCCTGGCATTTGGTTTGGTTTTCAGGGTATATCAAATGGTAAGGGCAGTCTAATAATGAATTTGGCTGATATCATTCATGACCCAATAGAGGTGGAGAGAATTCCATTGGATGCCGTTTCGTTTGATTGGAGAAGAGAGTGA
- the rfbF gene encoding glucose-1-phosphate cytidylyltransferase, with protein sequence MKTVILAGGFGTRLSEYTELIPKPMVEIGGVPILIHIMNLYAHYGHKDFYLALGYKANLIKQYFLNLANSSLDFTIELKDGKIIGHNSKGFDWKVTLVDTGVNSMTGGRLKRLKDYLGNEPFFLTYGDGLSNININELAKFHSENKRLVTVSAVRPIARFGELSIDPNGTVRSFKEKPQIDQGWINGGYFVIDPKFIDLIQGDDTVLEKEPLERAAEMGELVARRHQGFWQCMDTKRDLDALRDEWDSGGARWRI encoded by the coding sequence GTGAAGACAGTAATATTAGCTGGAGGATTTGGAACTAGACTTTCTGAATATACTGAATTGATACCAAAGCCAATGGTGGAAATAGGCGGTGTTCCTATTTTGATTCATATTATGAATCTTTATGCCCATTATGGGCATAAAGATTTCTATCTAGCATTGGGTTACAAAGCAAATTTAATTAAGCAGTATTTCCTAAATCTTGCGAATTCTAGCCTTGATTTTACGATTGAATTAAAGGATGGCAAGATCATTGGTCACAATTCTAAGGGTTTCGACTGGAAGGTTACGCTTGTTGATACGGGCGTGAACTCTATGACAGGGGGCAGATTAAAGAGATTGAAGGATTATTTGGGCAACGAACCATTTTTCCTGACATATGGGGATGGATTATCAAATATAAATATCAATGAATTGGCCAAGTTTCATAGTGAGAATAAAAGGTTAGTAACTGTTTCAGCTGTGAGACCGATTGCTAGATTTGGTGAGCTATCCATAGATCCAAATGGGACTGTCAGAAGCTTTAAAGAGAAGCCACAGATTGATCAAGGCTGGATAAATGGCGGCTATTTCGTTATTGACCCAAAATTTATAGACTTAATTCAAGGTGACGACACTGTTTTGGAGAAAGAGCCGCTCGAGCGGGCAGCAGAAATGGGGGAATTGGTTGCAAGAAGGCATCAAGGTTTTTGGCAATGCATGGATACAAAAAGAGATTTAGATGCGTTAAGGGATGAGTGGGACAGTGGAGGGGCCCGATGGAGGATTTAA